In one Acidobacteriota bacterium genomic region, the following are encoded:
- a CDS encoding acetyl-CoA C-acyltransferase translates to MREAVIVKALRTAIGKAPRGSLKDTRPDDLAGAVIKAAIEQTDNFSPELVEDVILGCATPEAEQGMNVARQAAWLAGLPKETSAVTINRFCSSGLQAIAFAAERILTGWSDCIVAGGVESMSMIPMGGNVIRPNPTLVETWPDYFLSMGLTAENLAQQYSISREEADAFSLASHQKALAAISEGKFKDEILPITIKTNELNGKGKIQTKERVFDTDEGPRADTSQEGLAKLRPVFHAKGTVTAGNSSQTSDGAAAAIVMSADKAKDLGIKPVAKLIAYATAGVAPDYMGIGPVAAIPKALKIAGLSLEQIDLLELNEAFAAQALAVVKELGINQDKLNVNGGAVALGHPLGCTGAKLTATILNEMQRRNARYGMVTMCVGGGMGAAGIFELL, encoded by the coding sequence ATGAGAGAAGCAGTAATCGTTAAAGCATTAAGAACTGCAATAGGCAAAGCGCCGCGCGGCAGTTTGAAAGATACCCGACCGGATGACCTGGCGGGTGCGGTTATCAAAGCTGCAATCGAACAGACCGATAACTTTTCGCCCGAATTGGTCGAAGATGTGATTTTGGGTTGCGCGACGCCCGAAGCCGAGCAGGGAATGAATGTGGCGCGGCAGGCAGCTTGGCTTGCGGGACTTCCAAAGGAAACTTCTGCGGTTACCATCAATCGCTTTTGCTCATCAGGACTTCAAGCCATCGCTTTTGCCGCCGAGAGAATTCTCACAGGTTGGAGCGATTGCATTGTCGCGGGCGGTGTTGAATCCATGAGCATGATTCCGATGGGCGGCAATGTCATTCGTCCGAATCCCACGTTGGTTGAAACTTGGCCCGATTACTTTTTAAGCATGGGACTGACGGCGGAAAATTTAGCTCAGCAATATTCCATCTCCCGTGAAGAAGCCGACGCTTTTTCTTTAGCCAGTCATCAAAAAGCTCTCGCGGCAATCTCTGAAGGCAAATTCAAAGATGAAATCCTTCCCATAACCATCAAGACCAACGAATTGAATGGCAAAGGAAAGATTCAAACCAAAGAGCGGGTTTTCGATACCGATGAGGGTCCGAGAGCCGATACCTCACAAGAGGGATTAGCCAAACTCCGTCCGGTTTTTCATGCAAAAGGCACGGTCACTGCAGGCAACTCTTCACAAACTTCGGATGGCGCAGCCGCAGCGATTGTGATGTCCGCTGATAAAGCCAAAGATTTAGGCATCAAACCCGTTGCCAAATTGATTGCCTATGCAACCGCAGGAGTCGCGCCGGATTATATGGGCATTGGACCCGTAGCCGCTATACCGAAAGCTTTGAAAATCGCTGGACTCTCGCTTGAGCAAATCGATTTGCTCGAACTCAACGAAGCGTTTGCGGCGCAGGCGCTCGCGGTCGTTAAAGAACTCGGTATCAATCAGGATAAATTAAATGTGAATGGCGGAGCCGTGGCGCTTGGTCATCCCTTGGGATGCACCGGCGCGAAACTCACCGCAACGATTTTAAATGAGATGCAGCGTCGCAATGCGCGATACGGTATGGTGACGATGTGTGTCGGCGGCGGCATGGGCGCGGCAGGGATTTTTGAACTTCTATAA
- a CDS encoding benzoate-CoA ligase family protein, with protein sequence MTDAAINLTHYFFSETKNQNLQNRIAIEYRSQKITYGELTEAIGSAGEFLLGKGILPGDRVGLWLHDSPDFIVFFLAVISIDAIAIPINTYIPAKEIEFILKDAGVRFLIAHHDLIVKGIDTLSGSLEVLSLDVNQSVSFARSLQLEQPVKHQGFQGQSKPENPAFILYTSGSTGTPKGAIHRQRDVIFTIETYAKNILRLTENDKIFSSSRLYFAYGLGNSLSFPLGAGCTVILEPERPTPPLIAKIFKQQQPTVFFGVPAVYRALLDFHQSIERLNVANIRLWVSAGEALPAAIFHEWKHEFGMEILDGIGSTEMLHIFISNHPGKARAGSSGQVVSGYEAKLVDEQGNELAGEGTGNLYVKGDSAMLGYWQREGLTGQVIQDDWVKTGDVYRRDNENYFYHIGRTDDCFKVKGLWVSPIEVESALLEHPAIVEAAVIAGTTATGLATAKAFLVIRKEQAEILTADEIISFMCDRLPTYKIPTAYEFIDEMPRTTTGKVQRFKLRKLD encoded by the coding sequence ATGACTGATGCGGCTATCAACCTGACCCACTATTTTTTTAGTGAAACTAAAAATCAAAACCTTCAAAACCGGATTGCGATTGAATATCGAAGCCAGAAAATAACCTACGGCGAATTGACTGAAGCCATCGGTTCCGCAGGTGAGTTTTTACTCGGAAAAGGAATTCTTCCGGGGGATCGGGTGGGATTATGGCTGCATGATTCTCCTGATTTCATCGTTTTCTTTTTAGCCGTCATCTCCATTGATGCGATAGCCATTCCGATAAATACCTACATTCCGGCAAAAGAAATTGAATTTATTCTAAAAGATGCAGGCGTGAGATTCCTAATCGCCCATCATGACTTAATCGTTAAGGGAATTGACACGCTGTCGGGGAGCCTTGAAGTTTTGAGTCTGGATGTGAATCAATCCGTCAGTTTTGCCCGGTCGCTTCAACTTGAACAGCCAGTAAAACATCAAGGATTTCAAGGTCAATCGAAACCTGAAAATCCGGCATTTATTCTTTATACATCCGGCAGCACAGGGACGCCCAAGGGGGCGATTCATCGGCAGCGTGATGTGATTTTTACGATAGAAACCTATGCGAAAAACATTTTACGATTGACTGAAAACGATAAAATATTTTCTTCCTCTCGCCTCTACTTTGCCTATGGATTAGGAAACAGCCTGTCATTTCCATTAGGAGCCGGATGCACCGTGATACTTGAACCTGAGCGTCCAACGCCACCCCTGATTGCCAAGATATTCAAGCAACAACAGCCGACGGTGTTTTTTGGCGTGCCTGCGGTGTATCGCGCCCTACTGGATTTTCATCAATCTATTGAGCGATTGAATGTCGCTAATATTCGATTATGGGTCTCTGCCGGTGAGGCGCTGCCCGCCGCAATTTTCCACGAATGGAAACATGAGTTTGGTATGGAAATTCTTGATGGGATTGGTTCGACGGAAATGCTCCACATCTTTATCTCGAATCATCCAGGCAAGGCGCGCGCCGGTTCGAGTGGACAGGTCGTCAGTGGTTACGAAGCCAAACTGGTTGATGAACAGGGTAATGAATTGGCAGGCGAAGGGACGGGGAATCTCTATGTGAAAGGCGATAGCGCGATGCTCGGATATTGGCAACGCGAGGGTTTGACCGGACAGGTTATTCAGGATGATTGGGTAAAAACCGGCGATGTTTATCGTCGGGATAATGAAAATTACTTTTACCATATCGGACGAACCGACGATTGTTTTAAGGTGAAAGGGTTGTGGGTTTCACCGATAGAGGTGGAATCGGCGCTTTTAGAGCATCCGGCGATTGTGGAAGCTGCGGTTATCGCAGGCACGACCGCAACGGGATTGGCAACTGCAAAAGCTTTTTTAGTCATCCGAAAAGAGCAAGCGGAAATTCTAACAGCGGATGAAATCATTTCTTTTATGTGTGACCGATTGCCGACTTACAAAATTCCTACGGCGTATGAATTTATTGACGAAATGCCACGAACCACAACCGGAAAGGTTCAACGATTTAAGTTGAGAAAGTTGGACTAA
- a CDS encoding acyl-CoA dehydrogenase family protein translates to MSSVSPQKNVLRGASFLFEDHKPEDIFTPEDMSDEHRLIGQTAYEFSEKEVLPFDEEIEKKNYAVHRELLRKAGELGLLGIDIPEQYGGAGLDLLSSLVASENISLQSSFSGTVGAHTTIGTLPIAYFGNEEQKERYLPKLATAELVGAYALTESGSGSDALAAKTTATLTEDGKYYILNGQKMWITNGGFADVFIVFAKVDGDKFTAFIVERNFPGVSTSPDEHKMGLNGSSTCAVNLDNAQVPVENLLGEIGKGHLIAFNILNIGRLKLGVSSIAGSKRVTTIATDYAKQRYQFGVPIASFGLIKQKLGEMAVKSYVGECMIYRTVGMIEEMMATVDRNIPKEALKAIEDYAIECSILKAACSEYLAYCVDEGVQVFGGNGYSSDYPVERAYRDARIARIYEGTNEINRLIISGQLLRRAMKGENPLFAYAKKLQEEMLTPSMPEELPDSLFAEERAALTNCKKAVIAVLGTAALKYREKAQEQQEVLGAASEMVMDVYAMESAILRTEKLVAAKGEANCGLQIDATKIFATEAVQHIEQRAKMAFAAMSDGDELRMMMAVVRRYMKFTPYNTVAARRRIAEAMTEAGKYNL, encoded by the coding sequence ATGAGTAGCGTTTCACCACAAAAAAATGTATTGCGCGGGGCGAGTTTTCTTTTTGAAGACCATAAGCCCGAAGATATTTTCACACCCGAAGATATGAGCGATGAACATCGGTTAATCGGACAGACCGCTTATGAGTTTTCCGAAAAAGAGGTGCTGCCTTTCGATGAAGAAATCGAAAAGAAAAATTATGCGGTACACCGTGAGCTATTGAGAAAAGCCGGTGAACTGGGACTGCTTGGCATAGATATTCCCGAACAATATGGCGGGGCAGGGTTGGATTTACTGAGTTCGCTCGTTGCATCTGAAAACATATCTTTGCAATCCTCGTTTTCAGGAACCGTCGGTGCGCATACCACCATCGGGACGTTACCGATTGCTTATTTCGGTAATGAAGAACAGAAGGAAAGATATTTGCCGAAACTCGCAACCGCCGAACTGGTCGGCGCATATGCATTGACTGAGTCGGGGTCGGGTTCCGATGCGCTTGCCGCTAAGACGACAGCCACCTTAACCGAAGATGGAAAGTATTACATCCTCAATGGACAGAAGATGTGGATTACCAACGGTGGATTTGCCGATGTCTTCATCGTCTTTGCCAAAGTCGATGGCGATAAATTTACGGCGTTTATCGTTGAACGAAACTTTCCGGGAGTTTCGACCTCGCCCGATGAACACAAGATGGGACTCAATGGTTCTTCGACCTGCGCAGTCAATCTTGATAATGCGCAAGTTCCGGTTGAAAACTTACTCGGAGAAATCGGCAAAGGTCATTTAATCGCGTTCAATATATTGAACATCGGTCGATTGAAACTCGGTGTCAGTTCAATCGCCGGTTCCAAACGGGTAACCACCATTGCTACGGATTATGCCAAGCAGCGGTATCAATTCGGTGTGCCAATCGCTTCATTCGGATTGATCAAACAAAAACTTGGTGAGATGGCGGTCAAATCTTATGTCGGCGAATGCATGATTTATCGCACGGTTGGGATGATTGAAGAGATGATGGCGACCGTTGATCGCAATATTCCGAAAGAGGCTTTGAAAGCCATCGAAGATTATGCGATTGAATGTTCGATACTCAAAGCTGCCTGTAGCGAATATCTCGCCTACTGTGTTGACGAAGGTGTACAGGTTTTCGGCGGCAATGGTTATTCGAGCGATTATCCGGTTGAACGCGCTTACAGAGATGCGAGAATCGCCCGTATTTACGAGGGAACCAATGAAATTAATCGATTGATTATTTCCGGGCAATTACTGCGTCGGGCAATGAAAGGCGAAAATCCTTTATTTGCCTATGCGAAAAAATTGCAGGAAGAGATGCTCACGCCATCCATGCCCGAAGAACTTCCTGACTCTCTATTTGCCGAAGAACGAGCGGCATTGACCAACTGTAAAAAAGCGGTAATCGCTGTACTAGGAACCGCCGCTTTGAAATACCGCGAAAAAGCGCAGGAGCAGCAGGAGGTGTTGGGCGCAGCGAGTGAAATGGTGATGGATGTTTATGCGATGGAAAGCGCCATCCTCAGAACTGAAAAACTGGTTGCCGCAAAAGGCGAAGCCAATTGCGGTTTACAAATCGATGCGACCAAAATTTTCGCTACCGAGGCTGTTCAACATATTGAACAGCGGGCAAAAATGGCATTCGCGGCAATGAGCGATGGCGATGAACTCAGAATGATGATGGCAGTCGTCCGCCGTTATATGAAATTCACGCCCTATAACACCGTAGCGGCGCGTCGGCGAATTGCTGAAGCGATGACCGAAGCCGGAAAATATAATCTCTAA
- a CDS encoding MBL fold metallo-hydrolase: MKVHRIIVPTPFYVGPVNVYLIQEDPLTLIDVGPRSDESLKALRDGLFRLGHKLSDIQRIIISHAHADHYGLARTVAEESGATIHVHSWDAPAVLATANFAAYRNLLSVAGVPEATIERVEAGQAKFLGWVDQIDAVETLEDEDEILFEKGSLTVVHTPGHTPGSICLARMGNREIFASDTVLKNITPNPVLSPDPIDERKRFQSLGEYLVSMARLRSLSPTLLRGGHGDDVTDYDEHFHRLYRFTQLRQNKLLGLIPKSGTTAWEAAEKLFPDAKGYHKYLALSETVAHLDFAVSDQKLTLQTHDAKDYYFHV; the protein is encoded by the coding sequence ATGAAAGTTCACCGCATTATCGTGCCGACGCCATTTTATGTGGGTCCGGTTAATGTCTATCTGATTCAGGAAGACCCGCTCACCTTGATTGATGTCGGGCCGCGTAGTGATGAATCCTTAAAAGCCTTACGCGACGGGCTATTTCGATTGGGTCACAAATTATCGGATATTCAACGGATTATTATTTCTCACGCGCACGCCGACCATTATGGTTTGGCGCGCACGGTGGCGGAAGAAAGCGGCGCGACAATCCATGTACATTCGTGGGATGCGCCGGCGGTGTTGGCTACCGCGAATTTTGCTGCCTACCGAAACCTGTTAAGCGTTGCAGGGGTTCCCGAAGCAACCATCGAGAGAGTTGAAGCGGGACAGGCTAAATTTTTAGGTTGGGTTGATCAAATTGATGCGGTTGAAACCCTTGAAGACGAAGACGAAATTCTATTTGAAAAAGGCAGCCTGACCGTCGTCCACACGCCCGGTCATACACCCGGTTCGATTTGTTTGGCAAGAATGGGTAATCGGGAAATTTTCGCTTCCGACACAGTGCTGAAAAATATCACTCCCAACCCGGTTTTAAGCCCTGACCCGATTGATGAGAGGAAACGCTTTCAATCGTTGGGAGAATATCTGGTTTCAATGGCGCGACTCCGTTCGTTATCACCGACCTTGCTGCGAGGAGGACACGGCGATGATGTGACCGATTATGATGAACATTTTCATCGCCTCTATCGCTTTACCCAACTCAGACAAAATAAACTTCTCGGACTGATTCCCAAAAGCGGCACAACCGCCTGGGAGGCTGCTGAAAAACTATTTCCCGATGCCAAAGGCTATCACAAATACCTTGCCTTATCGGAAACTGTAGCCCATCTCGATTTCGCGGTTTCCGACCAAAAACTGACCTTACAAACCCACGATGCCAAAGATTATTACTTTCACGTTTAG
- a CDS encoding YCF48-related protein, giving the protein MSKRFLFYTTLKKPLGDLRGGIILVTSMVLFAISIAAQQGWTKISSLKQNDQPATINAVFYDGDNLWLVGADGLVMRSTDDGRNFNEVDVGVKEGLNDVFARKDRIWIVGDGGLIVSSTDKGKSFSKTTYDANRKGLSVPQDKTLDLYSVEFESNDEGYIVGDEGLIIHTTDGGRNWLFQASGTKAQLFHLSFLKDEGWIVGTGGMILHTNDGGQSWYPQRSGVDVDLNRVFFINDKVGLVTGDKGTLLRTDSAGSIWQKVETGIQEPLFGISFLDKKTGWVVGYQGRVIRTYDAGLHWVDQVSNTTIDLFSVSFRDNHGFAIGRDGVVMRYFEKR; this is encoded by the coding sequence ATGTCAAAACGATTTTTATTTTATACCACCCTTAAAAAACCGCTTGGGGATTTAAGGGGGGGTATCATCTTGGTAACCAGCATGGTTTTATTTGCCATTTCGATAGCCGCTCAGCAAGGGTGGACGAAAATTTCTTCATTAAAACAAAACGATCAACCGGCGACGATTAATGCGGTTTTCTACGATGGCGACAATCTGTGGTTAGTTGGAGCCGATGGACTGGTGATGCGGTCTACGGATGACGGGCGAAACTTCAATGAGGTTGATGTAGGCGTCAAAGAAGGGTTGAATGATGTGTTCGCCCGCAAAGATCGGATATGGATTGTCGGAGATGGCGGTTTAATTGTTTCGAGCACGGATAAAGGCAAAAGTTTTTCTAAAACCACTTATGATGCAAATCGAAAAGGGCTAAGTGTCCCGCAAGATAAAACCCTGGATTTATATTCCGTAGAGTTTGAAAGCAATGATGAAGGATACATTGTTGGCGATGAGGGGTTGATTATTCATACTACCGATGGCGGTCGCAATTGGCTTTTTCAAGCGAGTGGAACCAAAGCGCAACTTTTTCATTTGAGTTTTTTAAAAGATGAAGGGTGGATTGTCGGAACCGGCGGGATGATTCTTCACACCAATGATGGCGGGCAGAGTTGGTATCCGCAACGGTCGGGCGTTGATGTTGACCTGAATCGGGTATTTTTTATCAATGATAAAGTGGGATTAGTCACCGGAGATAAAGGGACTTTATTGCGAACCGATAGTGCCGGAAGCATCTGGCAGAAAGTCGAAACGGGAATTCAGGAACCGCTTTTTGGCATCAGTTTTCTCGACAAAAAAACCGGGTGGGTCGTCGGTTATCAGGGCAGAGTCATACGAACTTATGACGCGGGATTGCACTGGGTCGATCAGGTCAGCAATACAACCATTGATCTGTTTTCAGTGTCCTTCCGGGATAATCATGGTTTTGCTATCGGGCGAGATGGTGTGGTGATGCGATATTTTGAAAAACGGTAA